DNA from Cheilinus undulatus linkage group 20, ASM1832078v1, whole genome shotgun sequence:
CACTGATGTGGGAGACGGCCCGTACGGTCACTGCATCAAACAGTACTCGCCATCCGGGAAACTCCTGCAGGTGAGTGCCAGATCCAGGATtcgatttttttatttgatttttcactAGTAATGATCCTTTTCACTAGCATCTTTACTATTAAAGTATTTTAAACGAGTTCTTAGATTAGAAAAGCTTGCCATGGCTTTTATGCTCTGGTCCAAGGTGTTATATTTTTGATGCTACGATACTTTTTTatcatcatgttttaaaatgatacctTCTTTCCAGTCATCTTCAGTTGTCAGGCATATTTTAAGTCCAAAGAGAGAGATCACTGTCTTTCTGTATCAAAATGTGGctaacatacagtatatatatattagcCTGACCATCACACCAAAAGGGACTTCTGTGTCAGTTtggccttccccaaactttgCCATAAAGTTAAAGCATAGCATTAaatttcttggtatgctgatgcattaagattggcctttaaTGGAGATAAGAgacctagcccaaaccctggaaaaagccccataccattatccctcctcgtCCAAAcattacacttggcacagtgcagtcagacaggtaacggCAGGTAGATTAAAGAATTGGTGTCGAATTAAAGGGCAACACTTCAACTCTATTTGATAGAATTTACATGAAAAGGGAGAAACCAGGCACTCCAAGCATAAAAAAGTTGATAAAGAGGAAGAACTGcttaaaaaagcttttattataAAAGCTTTTTAAGCATTTCATTTACAAACCCTTCATCAGAGTTTACAAATTGTTAGCACAAATCATTGCCAACAGTGCATGATATCATTCCCAGTTTCTGCATTTTGTCTTGTATTTTTCAATCCAGTTTGAGTTTTTCTGATTTTCAAATCATcatatcctgtttttatttatttaaaagaatgtCCCAGCTTTATAAGAATTTGAGTTACAGCatgtatgtatttttatattctCCTCTAGCTCAGGGCTCTTTGAAGTATGGAAGAGTGTGCCTCCCCAGAGAGAACATAATGTATGCTGCTGCCTGCAATTTAGTGGGAAGAATGAGTCTGCATCTTTGATgcacatacagtgcctataaaagtattcactcccttgtacgtttttctcttttattgattatataaaATGATTATGGGCAATagaatttgcctttttttgtttttacaaacaacgcctcttaaatgtcaaagtgaaaacagttttctatgaagtaatttcaattaaaataaaaggaagTGACTTCCTaaacatttaaagtgactgacctaattcaacagaggtccaaccaGTCAGTgcttgtagtctcacaattagtgaaatagggaccacctgagtgcagtgaatgtgtcttgagtgattttagtataaagacacctgagtgtggaaggttcagtcactggttgataggtattcctggctaccattacaccaggaagacaaaagaacactccaagcagcttagagaaaaggttattgaaagtgtaagtcaggggatggatttaaaagtaattacaaggcactgaacatccccagagtttagttaaatccagcatcaggaaatggaaggaatatggcacatatgtaaatctgcctagatcaggcaatcctcacaaactgagtgactgtgcaagaacacatgactactctgaaggcattacaagcttcagcagctgagatgggaagGACTCCGCAGACAACAACTGCTGCCTGGGttcctcaccagtcaaagctttatgggagagtggcaaagagaaagccactgttgaaggaaactcagattaaatctggactagtagaagaaagttctttggtctgatgagaccaaaatggtactttttggccatcagacaagacaccaagcactgcacatcactacaaacacaccatcaacACTGGGAAACActgtggtggtagcatcatgctgtggggatgcttctcagcagccggcccctgtaaggcttgtaaaggtagatggtaaaatgaattctgcaaaatataggaaaatccttgaggacaatcttattcagtctgcaagagaactacagcttgggagaagatttatttttcagcaagacaatgacctggtAGGTGTGtttcaagacaacaaggtgaatgttctggagtggcccgaGTCCAAACCCCAGACCTCAGTcgaatagagaatttgtggtcAGACTTGAAATGGGCTGTTCACGCCCGAGTCCCATGtgacctgacagagcttgagcagttctgaaaaaaagaatggagtaaaattgtccagatgtgcaagcctgattgaggcCTACCCACAAAGACTCAgtgttgtgattgcagccaacAATGCAGCTACTAAATACGgacttgaagagggtgaatatttatgcagtcacttattttaaattacatgttcttatttaatttacattactttgtagacaCCGGACATTGGATTTTTTCAAGACTTTATCTTGTCATTATCTTGAACCTCTTCACAAATGACACTGTGACGTACAGCATCATCAGAGCCAGTCCTTTAAATCTGggctgtccaaactttttcccaGAGGGCCACACCAAGAAATATAAAACTGATGTTGACATAGCTTTGGTATAGCTCATCTTTACTGTTTTAAAGTTAGCAAAAACCAAAGCATTACACATGTGTCAAACAGTGCATGCAGTTCTTACTTGTTGATATTTTTCCTGTACTTGTCAGACTCTTGGGACACCAGGGCAGGCGGGCTCTGGGATTAACCCTCTGCAGTTTGACCAGCCAGCTGAGATCTTCGTGCACGACTCTGGAGAGATGTACATCGTCGACGGTGACGGTGGGATGAACAACCGCCTCATCAAGCTGTCCAAAGACCAGGAGGTGCTGTGGGTGCACGGGGAGAAAGGACACAACCCGGCTCAGTTCTACATCCCACACAGCGTGACCGTGGACGCCGCTATGAGGGTGTGGGTGGCTGACCGGGGAAACAAGAGGATCCAGGTCTTCAACTCCATCACCGGGGACTGGCTGGGCACATGGGGGAGCTGTTTCACTGAGGATGCACCGTACTCTGTCCGCCTGACCCCGGATAAGAGGTACTTTGTTGTTGTGCAGCTCAACACCAACCAGATTTCGTTGCTGGACGCCCCGCCGGTGGGTCAGATTGGTCAGTGCAGGGTGGTGAGTGTGATCCAGCTGGCTGATGAGGTGAAGCCACACCTGGTGGACCTGGACTTGAAGACGGGTGCTCTGTTTGTGGCTGAGATTGGAGCTCAGCAGGCACAGAAGTTCACCCCCTTCAGTCTGGGAGCAAATTTACTTTAGAACCTCAGCAACCCTCTGtttaaagggtagaaatggcATGGTTTGTCACAAATGTATGTTTACCTTTCACTCAAAAATAAGGGCCCTGGATGTCCATGTAAGTCATGTAATGATCGATCATAAAACCCTAACAGATCGTATCTAAGGCTGCAATTTCTAAAGTCTGCTCTGAA
Protein-coding regions in this window:
- the LOC121528209 gene encoding NHL repeat-containing protein 3-like → MFAKKRGHTCLIASSMATIFLLMMVLYGTIGTQQQAGSSSLRMDHQLDRPLYKLDLSWPKSSELFTGEVFGVAVNQYAGVVYVAQRGENIPKVLVFTTDGDFLMAWNTTTLEMPHGIFLADAASSNPTVWITDVGDGPYGHCIKQYSPSGKLLQTLGTPGQAGSGINPLQFDQPAEIFVHDSGEMYIVDGDGGMNNRLIKLSKDQEVLWVHGEKGHNPAQFYIPHSVTVDAAMRVWVADRGNKRIQVFNSITGDWLGTWGSCFTEDAPYSVRLTPDKRYFVVVQLNTNQISLLDAPPVGQIGQCRVVSVIQLADEVKPHLVDLDLKTGALFVAEIGAQQAQKFTPFSLGANLL